TTGAACATAGGATCGGCAAGCAGGCTACAGAGGAAGAGCTAGTCCTTTATCTCCAACATCCCAACGATGCGGTTGAGTTCTTCAAATTCGAGGCTAAATTCGGTAAAACTTGGGTATTGCCTCCCAATGTATGGTTCCGGAGAGGTGGTTTCAGCATGGGAGAGAAACTGGAGATTCCAGATACTAGCGGTCGTTTGCATTCCATTGAGATCGGTCCGCAGCGAAAGACTAAAGAAGGGGATACCATAACTTATATGATTATCGACCATCATTCTGAGCCTATAATAACAGAGGCCGAGGAGGAAGAAGGGGAAGAAAAAACGAAGAAGAAAAAACCCATGACCCCTCAGGAGATCGAACTGGCATGGAAAGCAGGGGATATTAGAGCTCATGTGCCAGGTTCGGTGAGCAGCATCCCAGTTGAAGTTGGTGAAGAGGTTTCGGTTGGTGATGTGCTAATCGTGTTGGAAGCAATGAAAATGTTACACAATATAACGAGCGTTGTAAGTGGAAAGGTATTGGAGATAAACGTTTCAACGGGTGACAAGGTCGCCATTGGTGATCGTCTTATGTTCGTATCTAGAGAGTAGGGATGTTAGCATCTTTACTGAAACGGATAGTAGGAACGAGAAACGACCGTATTTTGAGAGAGATTTCTCTGATCCTCAGGGAAATCAACGCCCTGGAGCCTAAGATGATGCGTATGAGTGATGCTGAGCTCCGGGCTATGACTGATAAGTTTAAGGAGCGTCTGAAAGACGGAGAAACACTGGATGATATATTGCCTGAGGCCTTTGCTGTAGTTCGGGAAGCGGCAAGGAGAACGGTAATGATGCGGCCTTTTGATGTGCAGATAATCGGGGGTGTTGTTCTCCACCAGGGCAAGATAGCCGAGATGGCAACAGGTGAAGGGAAAACGCTGGCAGCTACAATGCCCCTCTATCTAAATGCCCTTTTGGGTAGGGGATGCCATTTGGTTACGGTTAACGATTACCTTGCAAGACGGGATGCGAAGTGGATGGGCCCCATATACGAATTTCTTGGGCTTACTGTGGGGGTTATTGTGCACGGGATGGATGATGACGAGAGGAGAGAGGCATATAATGCAGACATCACCTACGGCACAAATAACGAGTTCGGGTTTGATTATCTCAGAGATAATATGAAATACGCCCTGGAAGATTACGTGCAGAGGGACTTCTACTACGCCATCGTTGATGAAGTGGATAGCATACTCATTGATGAAGCACGAACACCCCTCATAATTTCCGGACCCTCGGAGGAATCGACGGAAAAGTACTATCGGATCAATCAGATCATCCCTCGCCTAAGGAGAGATAAAGATTATACCGTAGACGAGAAGACGAGAACAGTGGTGCTAACCGAGGAGGGCATTGCGAGGGTCGAGCAGATGTTGAAAGTTCCCAATCTTTACGATCCCCGCAATATGGATCTTCTCCATCACGTGAACCAAGCACTCAGAGCCCACACTCTGTTCAAGAGGGATGTGGATTACGTCGTTAAAGACGGTAAGGTTATAATTGTAGATGAATTTACCGGTCGACTCATGCCTGGAAGAAGGTACAGTGATGGCCTTCATCAGGCCTTGGAGGCCAAGGAACATGTTAGAATCGAAGCTGAAAACCAGACTCTGGCCTCTATCACCTTCCAAAATTTCTTCCGCATGTACGAAAAACTGGCGGGTATGACGGGTACCGCAGACACGGAGGCTGAGGAGTTCAAGAAAATATACAACTTAGAGGTTGTGGTCATACCGACGAATATGCCCATGATAAGGGTGGATTATCCCGATGTAATCTACCGTACTCAGGCGGAGAAGATAAACGCCATAATCCGCGAAGTTAGAGAGCTTCATGCAAAAGGGAGGCCTGTCCTCATAGGCACCACCTCAATTGAGAAGTCTGAGCTTTTAAGTAAGCACCTATCTCGATACGGGATTAAACATGAGGTTCTGAATGCCAAAAACCATGAAAGGGAAGCGGAGATTGTAGCCCAAGCCGGTCAGCGCGGGGCGGTCACCATCTCTACAAATATGGCGGGAAGGGGAACTGATATCAAACTGGGACCGGGTGTAGCTGAAATGGGAGGACTTCACATCATTGGTACTGAGCGTCACGAAAGTCGCAGGATAGATAACCAGTTGAGAGGAAGGGCTGGTCGACAGGGTGATCAGGGATCGTCCCGTTTCTACCTCTCACTTGAGGATGATTTGTTGCGTGTTTTCGGTGCTGATAGGATCGCCTCTATCATCGATAAAATAGGAGGTATGGGGGAGGAAGAACCTATTGAGCATTCCCTTGTTACGAAAGCTATAGAGAATGCTCAGAAGCGTGTGGAAGCCCAGAATTTCGAGATTCGCAAGCATCTCCTCGAGTACGACGATGTGATGAACAAACAGCGTCAGGTGATTTATGAACAGCGCCGACGGGTACTTAAGGGTGATAACCTCTGGGAAGATCTCGAGGGCATGGTGGAAGAGGTGGTGGAGAGCATCGTTCCGGAATATGTGGATGCGAAGGCGCATCCAGAGGATTGGAATCTGAAGGGTCTCGATGATCGGGTCTTTAAGCTCTTCTCCCTGCACCTTGATTTTGCCAAGAGAAAAAACGGAATCGGGCCTTTAGAGATTACAGAAAAAATCATAAATGCCGTTAAAGACCACCTCCGGAGAAAGGAAGAGCAGTACGGCAGGGATCTGATGTCGTACTTGATAAGGTTCATCATGCTTCAGTCTATTGACAACCACTGGAAGGACCATCTTCTGGCGATGGACCATCTGAGGGAGGGTATTGGCCTTCGGGGCTACGGTCAGAAGGACCCGATAAGGGAGTACCAGAAAGAAGGTTACGAAATGTTCATGGACATGACGGCCCGCATAAAGGAAGATGTTGTAGAGCGTTTATGCAAAGTTCAAGTAAGAGCTGAGGAAGAGCTGGAGAGGACTTGGGGAAGAACGGAACGGGTTTATATCATGAACAGGGAGGATGATGCTCAGTCGTCACAGCCTGTTCGAAAGCAGAAGAAGGTCGGCCGTAATGAGCCCTGCCCGTGTGGGAGTGGTAAAAAGTACAAGAAATGCTGCGGTAGATGAGTGTTGAAGGATGGCATGTGGAGGTGACGTTTACGCTGTTCCTGGATTCATGGCTGCGGGTGTCGAAGCGGGCATAAAGTCATCTGGACAACGCGATCTAGCCCTTATTTTTGCGGAAATTCCAGCGAGAACAGTGGGGGTTTTCACAACAAACGACTTTAAGGCGGCACCGGTTTTATTGTCCCAGGAACGGATAAAGAAGGGTACAGTCAGAGCGATACTCGTTAACAGTGGCAACGCGAACGCTGCTACAGGGGACGAGGGTTATCATGACGCCTGTCTAATAACAGATAAACTCGCTGAGCTTTTAAAAGTCCCTGCCGATGAAGTTCTCATGGCTTCTACTGGCGTTATTGGACAGAGAATGCCAGTCGGCAAGGTGGAAGCTGCTTTACCTTACCTTGTTCGATCCTTAAGTGTGGATGGAATAGGTGAGGCAGCAGAAGCAATTATGACCACTGACCGTTTTCCAAAGATTTCTTTTCGTAGGGTCTTAGTTGGCGGAAATGAGGTTTCCATCTGTGGCATTGCCAAAGGAGCAGGTATGATTGAACCCTCAATGGCTACCATGCTTTCTTTTACTCTGACCGATGCTGTAATTGATCGTTCCACAATGGAACGGATCTTCAAACATGCAGTGGATAAAACGTTCAATGCGGTATCCGTCGATGGATGTATGAGCACGAATGACACAGCTGTTTTTATGGCGAGCGGCGCAGCAGGGAACAGGAGTATCAAGATAAATTCCAGTGATTGTCAGCGTTTCCGGGAGGTTCTTACGGATGTCCTTGGAGATCTTGCCCGGCTCATGGTGAAGGATGGGGAGGGTGCTACGAAAGTAATAGAGATTACTGTGGAAGAGGCAGCTAGTTTGAGAGATGCAAAACGGGTAGCGAAGGCTGTGGCTAATGCCAATCTGGTAAAAGCAGCGTTTTTCGGAGAGGATCCCAACTGGGGACGTATAGTTTCTGCTGCTGGTTCTCTGGGTATTGGTATTCCTGTGCAAAGATTCGAGCTTTCCATAGGAGAGAAAGTTGTTTTTAAGAACGGAAGAGGTGTGGAGGTTGATAGGAAGCTCCTGGAAGAGGTAGTGAAGACTCCCGAGATAAAAGTGAGACTCAAACTGGGAATGGGGAAATCTTCCTGGCGAGTCTGGGCTTCCGATCTTACTTACGAGTACGTGAGGATAAATGCTCATTATACAACGTAGACGCGCATACATTCCGTCTTTCTGGTTCTAAAGGTTTTTTATTCTTGATGAATATGGACGTTTTGTGTTAAAGGCACCCGCACTTCACACACAGCTCGACGGTTCGTTGGTTGCCTCGCCATACTGAGGTTGCGTAACCGAAGGAGGGCTGTGGAGGCATAAAAACCATTTAGAGGAGTTTTTTTATGACCGCAGTTTCCATGAAATTACTGTTAGAGGCAGGGGTCCACTTCGGTCATCAGACCAACAAGTGGAATCCCAAGATGAAACCTTACATTTTTGGAGCCCGCAACGGCATATATATCATCGATCTCCAGCAAACGGTTGTGCTCTTCCAAAGGGCTTACGAGTTTGTGATAGAACTTGTGGCTCAAGGCGGAGAGCTGTTGTTTGTGGGTACCAAAAAACAGGCACAGGATGCCATAAAAGAAGAGGCAGAGCGTTGTGGTATGCCTTATGTTAACCAGCGGTGGCTTGGTGGAATGTTGACGAATTTCGCCACTATTAAAAGAAGCATAGACCGATTGAATCAACTGGATGCAATGTTTGCTGATGATTCCGTTCGAGCTTTGCCCAAAAAAGAAGTGGCGGCTTTACAGAAGAAGAGAGAGAAACTCGAAAAGGTTCTTGGTGGGATAAGGAACATCAAGGGATTACCGGCGGGTGTTTTTATTGTGGATCCTAAGAGGGAAGAGATCGCCGTTAAAGAGGCGCGTAAACTTAGTATACCTATCGTGGCGATAGTGGATACTAATTGTGACCCCGATCTTATAGATTACGTGGTGCCTGGAAATGACGATGCCATAAGGGCTATAAGATTGTTCGCCTCCCGCATTGCGGATGCGGTTCTTGAGGGCAAGAAGCTGTATGAGGAGAGGGTCCAAGCAGAAACGGACAAAGAAGTAGGACCTGTTGGTGTTGCTGCTTCAGAAGTCTGGGAAGAAGCAGATGTACCTGAGAGTGTGGAATTTTCAGACTTGGAGTATGAAGAGGGTTTTGAAGAGGAATAATTTTTTAGGAGGAACTAGAAGGTGAACATAACAGCTGATATGGTGAAGAAACTCAGGGATAAAACCGGTGCTGGGATGATGGATTGCAAAGAGGCATTGACAGCTTCAAATGGGGATTTCGATAAGGCCATTGAGTATCTGAGGAAAAAGGGAATGTCTGCGGCCACAAAGCGATCCTCAAAAGCTGCCAAGGAAGGAACCATAGCGTCTTACATACATATGGGTGGGAAGATAGGTGTGCTCGTGGAGCTCAATTGTGAAACGGATTTTGTGGCAAAGACAGACGATTTCAAGGAGCTGGCGAGAGACATCGCCATGCATGTGGCTGCTTTGAACCCTCAGTATGTCAAACCAGAGGATATTCCTGAAGAGGTTCTGGAAAGGGAGAAGAACATCTACCGGGAACAGCTTATTAAGGAGAATAAACCGGAGAAGGTCTGGGACCGCATTATTGAGGGAAAGTTGAAGAAGTTCTACGAAGAGGTTTGTCTTTTGAATCAGAAGTTTATTAAGGATCCTGAGATAACTGTGGAAACACTAATAAATAATCTCATTGCCAAGACGGGAGAGAATATTGTCTTGCGCCGTTTCGTGCGTTTCCAGCTCGGAGAGGAGCTGTAAATAAAAGGTTATGAAAGGGAAGCAGTTTAAAAGGGTTTTACTTAAGCTTAGCGGTGAAGCTTTTCTGGGTGAATCAAAATCTGGTGTAGACTTTACTGTAATGAGAGAAATTGCTTCCGAGGTTCGGGAGGTAGTGGAAAGGGGTGTTCAAATAGGCATTGTTGTAGGAGCTGGAAACTTCTGGCGCGGTAGAGATGCAGAACTCTCGGGTATGGATAGAACGATGGCTGATTACGCCGGGATGCTGGCCACGCTTATAAACGCACTGGCCTTTCAGAGCATTTTGGAAAGAATGGGTTTAGAAACAAGAGTTCAGTCTGCTATTGAAGTAAGAGAAGTTGCAGAAGGATTTATACCTCGGCGGGCTTTGAATCACCTAGATAAGGGGAGGGTGGTCATTTTTGCTGGAGGAACGGGAAACCCTTTTTTCTCCACGGATACGGCAGCGGCATTGAGAGCAGTAGAGATGAAGGCAGACGTGCTTCTCAAGGCCACAAAAGTGGATGGCGTGTTTGACAGCGACCCCATAAACAATCCGCACGCTGTGAAGTTTGACCGCATTACGTTTACCGATGTGCTTATGAGGGATCTTAAGGTTATGGACGCTACTGCAATTGCGATCTGCAGGGAGAACCATCTACCCATTTTGGTGTTTAATCTTTTGCAAAAGGGGAATATCATAAAAGCTGTATCGGGACATTCCATTGGAACCCTTGTGGAGGAATGAATCATGAAAGACGAAATATTTGATGAATTAAAGGAGAATTTTGAAAAGGCCATTCAGAGTTTAGAGAAGTCTTTCGGTAAAGTTCGCACAGGAAGGGCCTCCCTCACTCTTCTCGACGGGATCAAGGTAGATTACTATGGAGTGCCCACTCCGCTCAATCAGGTGGCAAATTTATCCATTCCGGAGAGCAGAATGATCGTTATTGCCCCCTGGGACACGAGTTTGATCGGTGCTATCGAGAAGTCCATACAGAAGTCTGAGTTGGGTTTAATGCCGTCCAACGATGGTAAAGTGGTACGTATTGTTATGCCACCGTTGACCGAGGAGAGACGAAAAGAGCTGGTAAAGATGGTAAGGAAAATGGCGGAGGATTGTCGGGTAAAGTTAAGGAACGCCAGGCGGGAGGCAAATGAAAAGTTTAAAAACTTAAAAAAGGAAAACAAGATTTCAGAAGATGATATGTTTACGTGTCAGGAAGAAGTGCAGAAGCGCATGGATAAGTACATGGATAAGGTGGAGGAGATATTGAAGGCTAAAGAAAAGGAAATAATGGAGATATGATGTTCTGCCTGTAAAGGTGGATGCGTGAACCCTGCTTCTTTTTTGGAAGGCAGGGTTTTTTGTGTTGCTTGATAAAGGATTTTTATGTGTGCTAAATAGCTTCTATGCAAGATGTATCGGAGAAAAGACTGCCCCAGCATATCGCCATTATCATGGATGGAAACGGCCGTTGGGCGAAAAAGCATAAGAAGAAGAGGATCGAGGGTCACCGTAGAGGTGCAGAAGCTGTCAGAATCGTTGTCCGTGCCTGTCGGGAGTTGGGCATACCGTATCTAACACTTTTCGCTTTTTCCACGGAGAACTGGTTACGTCCCTATGAGGAAGTAAGTGGTTTGATGAGATTGCTAAAACAGTACATCCAGAGTGAAATCGATGAACTTTCAAAGAACGATATACGACTAAATGTCATAGGTGATTTATCTTCATTAAAGAAATCCGTGCGCCGGGCCCTTGAGGATGCTATGAAGAAGACGGAGAATAATAGAAGTATGGTCCTCAATCTTGCTCTCAGTTATGGCGGACGTGATGAGATAGTTATGGCTGCAAGGAGATTGATTCAAGATGCCAAAGAGGGCCTCATCAGTCCCGATGAAGTGGACGATGAGACCTTTTCACGTTACCTTTACACTGCTGGTATTCCGGACCCGGATTTACTGATAAGGACGAGTGGTGAGTTCAGAATAAGCAACTTTTTGCTGTGGCAGTGTGCTTATACGGAATTTTACTTTACGGATGTTTTTTGGCCTGATTTTACAAAAGAAGATCTGCTTGCGGCTATTTCTGAATACCAGAGAAGGGAGCGTCGTTTTGGGAGAACAAGCGACCAACTATAACATGCGAGATACATCCCATCTAAAACGATGGCTAACGGCAATTGTGGTTTTACCTCTTGTGGTGTCTGTGATAATCTTTGGATCCCATCTGGGTTTTACCCTTCTCATCACAGTTTTAGTTCTCCTTGGGTTGCACGAGTATCAAACACTAGTTTTTGGAACACATTGGTCGATATATAAAGTTTACGTATTATTCGCTGGTCTCCTTATTCCTTTAGCCTTTTATGCAGGAAACGGGGACATTGTACTTGCCGTAATCAGCATGACTGTTATTGTTTTTTTCATTATTCAGCTAACAAACGTCAGGGAGGATGGTCTGGATATTACCAGACTTATGAAGAGTGTACTGGGTTTTCTATACGTACCTCTTCTTTTTTCCCACTTCATATGGATAAGGCGTTTCGATGACGGGGTGGTGTGGGTTTTTTTTGTGCTTGTTCTTGCTTTTTCAGGGGATGTTGCAGCATTTTATGGGGGAAGAATGTTTGGAAAAAATAGACTTGCCCCTTTTATTAGCGCCGGTAAAAGCATAGAGGGGACAGTTGCGCTGTGCATAGGTAGTGTCATAGCCTGCGTAATATATTCATATTTTTTACTTCCCAAACTATACCCTTTCCACGCGGTCGCAATAGGTTTTGTTGGTAGTGTTATAGGTCAGCTTGGAGATCTCTGTGAATCCCTTATAAAGCGCGGGGCAGGAGTTAAAGACTCAGGGCGCATGCTGCCCGGTCATGGGGGCGTGCTGGACAGGCTGGACTGCCTTTTGTTTATAGTGCCGTTTGTATATTATTACAAACAGTTTGTTGTCGGATGAAGAAGATCGCCATACTAGGTTCTACAGGTTCAATAGGGGTAAACACACTGAACGTGATCAAGGCTCACCCTGACAGGTTCAAAGTGGTAGCCCTTGCAGCGGGACGGAACGTTGAGGTACTTCGTGAACAGATCGCAGTATTTAAACCGCAGGTGGTCGCCGTGGCAGACGAGAGGGTAGCAAGACTACTGAGTTCTATGGTGGACGATGTCTCACCGGCAGAGATCCTCTGGGGTCAGGATGGATATGTCCAGGTTGGAACACTTCCAGAAGTGGACATGGTGGTTTCTGCTCTTGTGGGTGCCATTGGTCTTGTTCCCACAATTTCAGCCGTGGAGGCGGGTAAAGATGTTGCATTAGCTAACAAAGAATCGCTGGTTATCGGTGGTTCGTTTATTATGGAAGCGGCAAAGCGACGTGGTTGCAAGATTATACCAGTGGATAGTGAGCATAGCGCAGTGTTTCAGTGTCTGGAAGGTCAGCGCCGGGAGAATCTTCGAAAAATTATTCTCACCGCTTCCGGAGGACCATTTAGGGAGTTGGGCATTGATGATCTAAAGAGAGTTACACCACAGGATGCGTTGCGACATCCCAACTGGCAAATGGGGAAAAAGGTAACGGTTGATTCGGCAACACTTATGAATAAAGGTCTGGAAGTAATTGAGGCGAGCTGGATTTTCGCCATACCAGTGGAAAAAATCGATGTGGTAATACATCCACAGAGTATTGTCCATTCAATGGTGGAATTCGAGGATGGATCCGTGATGGCACAACTCTCGGTGCCCGACATGCGAATACCCATTGCTTATGCACTTTCATATCCCGAGAGGATTGTAACGGGGGTGCCGTATCTGGACTTCCGCACGTTATCTCCTTTGACATTTATGGAACTGGATTTTGCACGTTTTCCTTGTATAAAAATTGCGTATGAAGCAGCCAGGGCTGGTGGGGATAGACCTGTAGTTATGAACGCCGCCAACGAAGTGGCCGTGGAAGCCTTCCTCGAGGGGAGGATCGGATTTACCGTGATGCCCGAAATTATAAGTGGTGCTCTCGACAGTTTAGTGTTCACAAAACCTCAAACAGTGGAGGATGTGCTGGAGATTGATAGAGTTGCTCGGGATGTTGCGAGGGGATTACTGAAAGAAATGGAGAAAAAATGACAAGTTTAGTTTCTGTGATTGTGCTACTAGGTGTTCTCATTTTTGTTCATGAGTTGGGTCATTTTCTCATGGCGAAGCGCTTTGGTGTAGGAGTTCTTAAGTTTTCCCTCGGATTTGGGCCAAAGCTTGTGGGCAAACGCATTGGTGAGACGGAATATATGATATCTCTCATACCTCTGGGAGGATATGTGAGGTTGTTGGGGGAATCTGAGACAGAGGCCCTTTCGCCTGAGGATTTGAAGAGATCCTTTATTCATCAGTCCGTGTGGAGAAGGATAGCTATAGTCAGCGCGGGTCCACTTTTTAATTTTTTACTCGCTATCTTCGTTTTTGCTGCTGTGAACGTTTCAGGTGTACCTGTACTGACGAGCGAAATAGGGGAGGTGCTCGAGGATTCTGCTGCCCATGCGGCAGGGATAAAAGCGGGTGATCGAGTTTTATCTATAAATGGTAAACCAGTTGAAAGATGGGATAAAATGGCAGAGATCATTGGTAAGAGCGATGGTCAGCCGCTTAAGCTTTCTGTGGACAGAAATGGAAGTGTGTTAAACTTTGATGTGACTCCCCGACCTGTAAAGGTAGTAAATATTTTTGGCGAAGAGGTTACAGCCTATA
This genomic interval from Syntrophales bacterium contains the following:
- the pyrH gene encoding UMP kinase; protein product: MKGKQFKRVLLKLSGEAFLGESKSGVDFTVMREIASEVREVVERGVQIGIVVGAGNFWRGRDAELSGMDRTMADYAGMLATLINALAFQSILERMGLETRVQSAIEVREVAEGFIPRRALNHLDKGRVVIFAGGTGNPFFSTDTAAALRAVEMKADVLLKATKVDGVFDSDPINNPHAVKFDRITFTDVLMRDLKVMDATAIAICRENHLPILVFNLLQKGNIIKAVSGHSIGTLVEE
- a CDS encoding phosphatidate cytidylyltransferase, which translates into the protein MGEQATNYNMRDTSHLKRWLTAIVVLPLVVSVIIFGSHLGFTLLITVLVLLGLHEYQTLVFGTHWSIYKVYVLFAGLLIPLAFYAGNGDIVLAVISMTVIVFFIIQLTNVREDGLDITRLMKSVLGFLYVPLLFSHFIWIRRFDDGVVWVFFVLVLAFSGDVAAFYGGRMFGKNRLAPFISAGKSIEGTVALCIGSVIACVIYSYFLLPKLYPFHAVAIGFVGSVIGQLGDLCESLIKRGAGVKDSGRMLPGHGGVLDRLDCLLFIVPFVYYYKQFVVG
- the frr gene encoding ribosome recycling factor, which translates into the protein MKDEIFDELKENFEKAIQSLEKSFGKVRTGRASLTLLDGIKVDYYGVPTPLNQVANLSIPESRMIVIAPWDTSLIGAIEKSIQKSELGLMPSNDGKVVRIVMPPLTEERRKELVKMVRKMAEDCRVKLRNARREANEKFKNLKKENKISEDDMFTCQEEVQKRMDKYMDKVEEILKAKEKEIMEI
- a CDS encoding 1-deoxy-D-xylulose-5-phosphate reductoisomerase is translated as MKKIAILGSTGSIGVNTLNVIKAHPDRFKVVALAAGRNVEVLREQIAVFKPQVVAVADERVARLLSSMVDDVSPAEILWGQDGYVQVGTLPEVDMVVSALVGAIGLVPTISAVEAGKDVALANKESLVIGGSFIMEAAKRRGCKIIPVDSEHSAVFQCLEGQRRENLRKIILTASGGPFRELGIDDLKRVTPQDALRHPNWQMGKKVTVDSATLMNKGLEVIEASWIFAIPVEKIDVVIHPQSIVHSMVEFEDGSVMAQLSVPDMRIPIAYALSYPERIVTGVPYLDFRTLSPLTFMELDFARFPCIKIAYEAARAGGDRPVVMNAANEVAVEAFLEGRIGFTVMPEIISGALDSLVFTKPQTVEDVLEIDRVARDVARGLLKEMEKK
- the rseP gene encoding RIP metalloprotease RseP — its product is MTSLVSVIVLLGVLIFVHELGHFLMAKRFGVGVLKFSLGFGPKLVGKRIGETEYMISLIPLGGYVRLLGESETEALSPEDLKRSFIHQSVWRRIAIVSAGPLFNFLLAIFVFAAVNVSGVPVLTSEIGEVLEDSAAHAAGIKAGDRVLSINGKPVERWDKMAEIIGKSDGQPLKLSVDRNGSVLNFDVTPRPVKVVNIFGEEVTAYKIGVAPAKRTVIMRQNPIEALWTGVKQTWIISKLTILSIVKIIGGTLSPRSIGGPILIAQMAGSQVQEGIVHFILFMGLLSVNLGILNLLPIPVLDGGHLMFYAIEVVRGKALSLKWREKAQQVGFIILIMIMIFVMAMDIDRLEIKPIQDFTRFFMR
- the rpsB gene encoding 30S ribosomal protein S2 is translated as MTAVSMKLLLEAGVHFGHQTNKWNPKMKPYIFGARNGIYIIDLQQTVVLFQRAYEFVIELVAQGGELLFVGTKKQAQDAIKEEAERCGMPYVNQRWLGGMLTNFATIKRSIDRLNQLDAMFADDSVRALPKKEVAALQKKREKLEKVLGGIRNIKGLPAGVFIVDPKREEIAVKEARKLSIPIVAIVDTNCDPDLIDYVVPGNDDAIRAIRLFASRIADAVLEGKKLYEERVQAETDKEVGPVGVAASEVWEEADVPESVEFSDLEYEEGFEEE
- a CDS encoding isoprenyl transferase, which produces MQDVSEKRLPQHIAIIMDGNGRWAKKHKKKRIEGHRRGAEAVRIVVRACRELGIPYLTLFAFSTENWLRPYEEVSGLMRLLKQYIQSEIDELSKNDIRLNVIGDLSSLKKSVRRALEDAMKKTENNRSMVLNLALSYGGRDEIVMAARRLIQDAKEGLISPDEVDDETFSRYLYTAGIPDPDLLIRTSGEFRISNFLLWQCAYTEFYFTDVFWPDFTKEDLLAAISEYQRRERRFGRTSDQL
- the secA gene encoding preprotein translocase subunit SecA — protein: MLASLLKRIVGTRNDRILREISLILREINALEPKMMRMSDAELRAMTDKFKERLKDGETLDDILPEAFAVVREAARRTVMMRPFDVQIIGGVVLHQGKIAEMATGEGKTLAATMPLYLNALLGRGCHLVTVNDYLARRDAKWMGPIYEFLGLTVGVIVHGMDDDERREAYNADITYGTNNEFGFDYLRDNMKYALEDYVQRDFYYAIVDEVDSILIDEARTPLIISGPSEESTEKYYRINQIIPRLRRDKDYTVDEKTRTVVLTEEGIARVEQMLKVPNLYDPRNMDLLHHVNQALRAHTLFKRDVDYVVKDGKVIIVDEFTGRLMPGRRYSDGLHQALEAKEHVRIEAENQTLASITFQNFFRMYEKLAGMTGTADTEAEEFKKIYNLEVVVIPTNMPMIRVDYPDVIYRTQAEKINAIIREVRELHAKGRPVLIGTTSIEKSELLSKHLSRYGIKHEVLNAKNHEREAEIVAQAGQRGAVTISTNMAGRGTDIKLGPGVAEMGGLHIIGTERHESRRIDNQLRGRAGRQGDQGSSRFYLSLEDDLLRVFGADRIASIIDKIGGMGEEEPIEHSLVTKAIENAQKRVEAQNFEIRKHLLEYDDVMNKQRQVIYEQRRRVLKGDNLWEDLEGMVEEVVESIVPEYVDAKAHPEDWNLKGLDDRVFKLFSLHLDFAKRKNGIGPLEITEKIINAVKDHLRRKEEQYGRDLMSYLIRFIMLQSIDNHWKDHLLAMDHLREGIGLRGYGQKDPIREYQKEGYEMFMDMTARIKEDVVERLCKVQVRAEEELERTWGRTERVYIMNREDDAQSSQPVRKQKKVGRNEPCPCGSGKKYKKCCGR
- the argJ gene encoding bifunctional glutamate N-acetyltransferase/amino-acid acetyltransferase ArgJ yields the protein MACGGDVYAVPGFMAAGVEAGIKSSGQRDLALIFAEIPARTVGVFTTNDFKAAPVLLSQERIKKGTVRAILVNSGNANAATGDEGYHDACLITDKLAELLKVPADEVLMASTGVIGQRMPVGKVEAALPYLVRSLSVDGIGEAAEAIMTTDRFPKISFRRVLVGGNEVSICGIAKGAGMIEPSMATMLSFTLTDAVIDRSTMERIFKHAVDKTFNAVSVDGCMSTNDTAVFMASGAAGNRSIKINSSDCQRFREVLTDVLGDLARLMVKDGEGATKVIEITVEEAASLRDAKRVAKAVANANLVKAAFFGEDPNWGRIVSAAGSLGIGIPVQRFELSIGEKVVFKNGRGVEVDRKLLEEVVKTPEIKVRLKLGMGKSSWRVWASDLTYEYVRINAHYTT
- the tsf gene encoding translation elongation factor Ts, coding for MNITADMVKKLRDKTGAGMMDCKEALTASNGDFDKAIEYLRKKGMSAATKRSSKAAKEGTIASYIHMGGKIGVLVELNCETDFVAKTDDFKELARDIAMHVAALNPQYVKPEDIPEEVLEREKNIYREQLIKENKPEKVWDRIIEGKLKKFYEEVCLLNQKFIKDPEITVETLINNLIAKTGENIVLRRFVRFQLGEEL